The window aaaatgcccaatctgctgcgattcactaagattgtgcgcccgatatcctgcatgtgtcgcttccccgctcagatccgccggagttcttcttcccggtgcatgtaagtgcattgcgttgcgacacaatttgaaagttgaatcccgcgctcattccaaatcagtcagattgtccgatagCACGCCCCCcattgtgcgacacaatcccagcagagacccctgttaaatacctgtcacaaccgcgcaatccccaaaaattacggaaagtctgatgaaagtgcgatccgcgatccttagtaaataagccccaatgtgtattacATTGCTGTGCCACTAGATGGCGATGTGTTCCTGTAGTGTGATGCCCTCTGGTGGTAAAAACAGAAAATACGATGATCATGTAAGATACAATGTGGGGATTTTATcagtgtaaggctatattcacacaaacgtatggggaacgtatatatgtgGCCGACTTATATATACAACGGGAGCGGTACATGTCGTATCTGTCTCCGGAATACGgcgatcacctcctcctcctctctcctggcaCTGCCATGGGCCCACTACGGTACGacgggcagcggcagtgtgaatatagcctaataataataataataatcctttatgtatatagtgcctacagattacgcagcgctgcacagaacttgccaaatcggtccctgtccccatggggctcacaatctaatcacctaccagtatgttttgtattgTAAATATTTCTGCACTTTGCTTTGGATctatgattaattttttttttaaagtgaccgGATACAACAATAAATATTTTTAGAATACATTTGTGCTGTGTCCCTTCTTATGGCTTGTCCTGGTCACTGGGATCCAGTTCTGCTCAGGGGTTTGATGGATCCTGAATTTGCATTACATGATTTCTTCCATCTCCCGACAAGCACCTCTCCCCTTATAAAGGCGGCCATACTAAGGACTGAACCCGTATACATTGGGGGTGCATGACGTTCTCCCTGCTACTGTGCAGAGCATTGCcctatttccaggaggaataacagatgaATGATACAATATCTTCTCCTAATATTCCACATGGTAAGACGGCTCAGGAAAGGTCTTCTTTTAGGTCAGTGCAATGGGCCCCGATTTATCTCTATTAAACCTTATAGACAACCAATGGCTCCGGCTTTTATTGGGGAATGGGAATAACATGTCCTCCCATCTGACTTATACAGCGACACAACCTCCTGTACACAGATGCAGGGCCggaaaactgggcatttgcccagggccccctgtcctgtccagGGCCCCTCCTGATATACtatactgaatgtgactgttcataaaagttttactttggggccccactttgtctaaaaccggccctgcagAGATGTCCTGATACATTACAGTAAGAGATGTAACGATGATGATGGTCACAGGACGGGCCCCATGTATGAGGCACATTGTCCATTCTCTTCTGTTCCAGAGCCAGGACCCTGCTGAGCGAGCACTGACACAGCAGCCTCCACATTGTGTGTGACTTATAACACTCCGCTGCTCCCCATCCCTCATGCCTGTCCTGCGTCGTCCTCCTCTGAGGTCTCCGCGTATCTGATACTCTCTGTCATCTATTGAACAAGAACCTGGTGTTCAACCTCCTTGACCGTGAAGAAGCTTGTGCCACCTCCACTACAGACATAGAAAGGGGTCCACACCAAAGCCCCCCAGGACCACTATTCTTCTCGATGATACGATTTTGATGGACCTTGCCCCCCTTGGTCGGATCCCACAGAACAATCAGGTAAGTGGCATCTCCTAGGTGCATGACCTTCTGTCTATACGCGATGGACCTgtatgatactgatacattgggggggatttactaattttggcgcaagcacgactgtaggcatcggagatcagtcccCGGATGTATTAAAATGGCGCACagctgttagtaattaatgggtagacggtaatcagtcgtgcgccataaaaatgccaacatcaatgagatatgcgccaaaatcttacatggactgcgccttaattttgctctctgaccatgtttttcctggtctattgtgcgccaaaaaatgccgacaaaatacacataaatgtgacggataatgtggaaaagttaggccacgcccacttgcggcaaaaaaagacagaggagttgggatagtcggaaacatctgttctttctggcgcaaactcattctaaatgatccgcaacaattctgcgccccaaaaaattaaaatctctgcatttttaggtgcagatacgataatacatgtcccccattgtgtcctcAGCGTCGTGATGAGACCCCACGTCCTGCTCCCGCTCCTCCTGTGCCTTCAGGCCTCGGCCGCCTTCAAGATCTGCGCTTTCAATATTAAGAGTTTTGGAGAAGCCAAAGCATCTAATAAGAAGATAATGGGTGTCCTGGTGAAGGTGGGTGACCCGCGGACCACACAATATCCTGGAACCTCGGATCTGCTACATTGTAATATCATCTCTCACGTCGTCTATAGattctttctcgctgcgatatcAGCGTCATCCAAGAGGTGAGAGACTCCAAGGGAGAAGCCATTCCTGCGCTTGTGCATGAGCTCAACAGGTAATGATGGGAGTTATTGTCCTGATGAGTAGATCAATGAAGCTGATGTAGTGGTAGGAGATGACGCGGCTCACGTCTTATTGTAGATGGCACAGCGGCCACCGCTACCAGCACGTGGAGAGTAAGAGACTGGGGAGGAACAGCTACAAGGAGCAGTACGTCTTCATCTACAGGTACACTTTTACATCCATGGCCGGATTaagagtggtgggggccccggggctcgagccccaggagcccctcctttaatccggccctgggtacATCCGTCACCTGTCCATCACTACGGGTCCCCTATACTGACATCTTGTTACACTATAGGTCGGACACGGTGAAGGTGATGGACTGGTATCAGTATGTGGAGGATCATCCGGAGCACCCAGAAGCCTTCGCTAGGGAGCCCTTCGCCGTCCGCTTCCACTCGCCCACTACAGGTGATATATGCGACTCTAGTGATGGAGCCTTCATGTCACTCGCACAATAACTTCTCACTTTCTGCAGCTGTCAAAGACTTTGCCCTGATGTCTCAGCACACGTGTCCGAGCCGAGCGGCCACAGAGATCAACAGGCTCCTGCAGGTCATGCTGGAGGTCAAGGGTCGCTGGAAGATTCAGGTGGGTCCAAAGCAAAGCTGATGCGTATGTACAGGGGCACTTACCTCTAGTGTAACCTAACGGAGCATCGTAAATGTCTTCTATGAACAGTCCTGATAGTTTATAACACTTGGTTTTAGGGATTAGACATTGGACCCCCTCATGTTCTTTTTAGAATTCATTCCTTTATGTTAAGTCTCATTTACTCATATAAAAAAATCATCTCCtttcaaagtcatgtgacaatgaccaGAGAAGAGTcaagatagaagctgcaggggggaGTGCCAACTCAGACACacttatcttctgttctatagcacctaaaaacatgctgctggtgtcatgttaaagataagtatcttatcttttagatcacatcaggcttgtggaatTGTAGCTACCAAACCAGATATACAGACAGTAAAAATATAGAATATGACCTGCAGATAAAGATTCAGCTCCTATTTCTTTAACTCCATGTATATCCTGTTCTATAGATCACAAAACCacaagccttaaaggaaatctaccaacaaatccatcctgataaaccaggggcactcgctcataggtccaggcaccgtgactgtggtatcttcttatattggttatccatgtcctccttccttcgaaaatcaacttttataattatgctaatgagtctgaagggatcTGGTggatgtttccagagcccctcagtgctgtagctacacaggctgttacaatgagcatgtCTCCCATATTCACAGCCCACAccatgtaatagcctgtgaagttacagcacgaaAGGGCTCCGTTAAcacacccagagcccttcagtctcatcagtataattttaaagttgatttcggAAGGAAGGgaagccatggattacaaatataagcagattcccacagtcatggtgtctggatctatgaataatcatgctggattttgatggtagatttcctttaagtattctaTAGCTGAAGCCAGTGACGCACCTGCTGCAGCCTCAcaacatgactcatctcaggtaaaatgtgAGATTTAGTTTTATAGATTTAAAAaagaatgggtgagatttcatataaagagggaattctagaaacgaCATTTCATCCCCCTACCTAAGGGGTGAGCAGTTTAATAGGGTTACAGCTGGTGACTCTCCTATTAAAGGGGTGACCCTGCTAGTAATACTAATCTGAAGGCCACGCAGTAGGGGATAAGTGACTGATCATTGGGGTCAGGTACAAGTCTCTTCTATCAGACGATCCCCTACTCTGTGGATCAGGGAATAAGTAAAGTTTtggtgacaacccctttaattacctcccccccccccccccattacatcagagTCTTATGCTCCTGGGAGATCTGAACGCGGCTTGTGGTTACGTTACGGCTGAGGATTGGCGCAAGATTCAGCTCCGGAGCGGCGACTCCTTCCATTGGCTGATCGGTGACCAGGACGATACGACGGTGAAGCAGAAGACGCACTGCGCCTATGACCGGTAATACCCAACACGCAGACGCGTCATCTGTATGGACAATAGGGATAAGTAACTGTGCTTCTCTCTCCTCAAGAATCGTGGTGCACGGTGAGgaacttcttaaagggattgtcccggGTTCTGCAAAACCATTCAACTTCAAGAAAAAACTTGGTTTATCGGAAGAGGAGGTAAGACTGGTCTAatatcaaacccccccccccccccctgtgtagcCTATGGGGTCATAtagggcctcattcacacagtcCATGCAAAATACTGACTCCATCTCATCTGTCATgagaacaatccctttaagggacttcctgatggtagattttttttaggaatactctcatgtgtctgtggtcatcttatatttgtcatccatggcctccttccttttataattatgctaataagcctgaagggttcCTGGGGGCAGTTCCAGAGCCTCTCTGAGCTGTTAGACCACCTCCCCAATAAAATTAACACTTTGGGAGGGGGAAATACTCCATGCAcactaacagcctatgaagctgcagcacagaggggctctggtaaaccccccccccctccacagggTCATtaacataaatgtaaaagttgattgttagaggggaaggaggaaatggataacaaatataagatgatgacCACAATCGCagggccaggatctatgagtaatgtccctgcatTATCAGGATGAAATGTAATGGTGGATTTCCTCTCACTCTCAGGCTCTGGAGGTGAGTGACCATTATCCAGTGGAAGTGAACCTGCGGCCTGACCCTCGCCTGGACAGAGAGCTGTGATCATActgatattatactgtacatctaATAAATGATTCTTAAGATGAAGGGTCGAATCCATAACAGAGGGACACACACAAGACAATGGGGGCTATAAGACTGGGGGCTACACACAACCTGCGGGGATTATGTTATGTGTGATATCGCACAGGTTCGGCTACATCAATGTTTTTCAGCATAAACACCAGGAAAGCTGCTGCCATACTGGAGGGGAAGCATCATTGCTCCGAGCCCATGATAGTCTATGGGCCCTGCTACGTGTAGGCTCTGGTAGGTCCATATCCCTGGACATCAATGTTCACTCCTGCTGTTGGGTTGTGGGTACATTAGGGTTGGGTTAGGATGTAAGGACAATTTGGGagttgaaaaaaatttttttttttttttttttttttggggggggggggggatgtgtttaAATCTAGAAATATGTGCACAATAGGGGAATAGCGGGGTAAATGGTCAGGCTAGGGGGGAGTTGCAGCATCAAACCCCAAAGCTGGATGGTagtcaagaaagaaaaaaaaaagtgaggtaGGATTGACGTGTTACAGATTTTATtagttaatattttttatatatcatatattcatCAGGTCACTTTGGTCATGATAAAATAAgcaacacatgtaataaagttaatTAGTAAATAGGAATTAGCACACAATTTGGAACAAACCATGTCTGTGGAAGAATGTATAGATATGATATGTAAAATATTAAGTGATGATGGATAATGAAATATGAAT is drawn from Engystomops pustulosus chromosome 9, aEngPut4.maternal, whole genome shotgun sequence and contains these coding sequences:
- the LOC140077636 gene encoding deoxyribonuclease gamma-like isoform X3 translates to MRPHVLLPLLLCLQASAAFKICAFNIKSFGEAKASNKKIMGVLVKILSRCDISVIQEVRDSKGEAIPALVHELNRWHSGHRYQHVESKRLGRNSYKEQYVFIYRSDTVKVMDWYQYVEDHPEHPEAFAREPFAVRFHSPTTAVKDFALMSQHTCPSRAATEINRLLQVMLEVKGRWKIQSLMLLGDLNAACGYVTAEDWRKIQLRSGDSFHWLIGDQDDTTVKQKTHCAYDRIVVHGEELLKGIVPGSAKPFNFKKKLGLSEEEALEVSDHYPVEVNLRPDPRLDREL